Below is a genomic region from Gemmatimonadaceae bacterium.
TGGGCCTCACGAGGCACATGGTGGCCTTCACCGCCGATCCCGTGGTCTACACCACCCTGCAGGACGCCGAGCGCATCATCTTCCAGGCGGACCCCAATATGCTCCGCCGTGAACGACCACTCGTCGCGCAAGGCGTTGCGAACCTGGCCGCCGCGCAGCCCGGCCTGGTCGCGCCGTTGACAGGCCAGGTGCTGACATCGTTTCAGAATACGCTCTTCATCAACGCGGTGGCGGTCAAGGTGCGGCCGGGCGCGTCGGCGACGGCCATCGCGGCGCATATCGGTCAATGGCAACATCTCCAGGTCTATACCGCACCGGAAGCGATCAACATCCAACTGATGGGATCGAATCGGCTCATCCTGTTCCAGCTTGCCCTGTTTCGCGACATCCTCATTGTGATCGTCGGCGTCGTGATCGCGCTCATCATCTATACCTCCACCCTGGACAAGCTGCACGAGATCGCGATGCTCAAACTGCTCGGCGCGCCTGGCCGAGTCATCTACCAGATGATCCTGCAGGAAGCACTGTTCATGGGAATCGTCGGCACCTTGTTTGGGAGTGCGCTTGAGCTGCTGATCGAACCGTACTTTCCGAGAAGGGTCGTGGCGACCTATGGCGACATCGCGCAGATGCTCGTGGTGATGGTTGGCGTCGCCGCGCTGGCGAGCGCGCTCGCAGTGCGACGGGCCATGCGCGTCGATCCGCGCAGCGTTCTCGGAGCGGGGTAAGCATGGAGCGAGTGAACGACCCCCGATACGCCAT
It encodes:
- a CDS encoding FtsX-like permease family protein; its protein translation is MNLAIRDVRHSSFKFFSSTIGVSLLIMVVVAIGGIVRGVILDSATIVDETGADLWVVQARGTRPHDGTLGPFVEISRLPESIYHAIEAIPGVAQASPLATAWEHVQTMPHPTRLMKFMYLNTLLNTATMVKPGWMAMPQTQRFIIIGYQRGKIGGPPTLVAGRTIDASHYEVVADITTGFQVGQRLRLGNFDYTVVGLTRHMVAFTADPVVYTTLQDAERIIFQADPNMLRRERPLVAQGVANLAAAQPGLVAPLTGQVLTSFQNTLFINAVAVKVRPGASATAIAAHIGQWQHLQVYTAPEAINIQLMGSNRLILFQLALFRDILIVIVGVVIALIIYTSTLDKLHEIAMLKLLGAPGRVIYQMILQEALFMGIVGTLFGSALELLIEPYFPRRVVATYGDIAQMLVVMVGVAALASALAVRRAMRVDPRSVLGAG